The following proteins are encoded in a genomic region of Syngnathus acus chromosome 22, fSynAcu1.2, whole genome shotgun sequence:
- the arhgap5 gene encoding rho GTPase-activating protein 5 isoform X1: MAKNKEARPPSFAVSVVGLSGTEKDKGNCGVGKSCLCNRYVRPDADDYYSEHTSVLSTIDFGGRVVNNDHFLYWGEVAHRGEEGLDCKVQVVEQTEFIDDQTFQAHRSTNMQQYAKRAAATKLQSAEKLMYICTDQLGLEQDFEQKQMPDGKLSVDGFVLCVDVSKGCNRKFDDQLKFVSGLYSQMTKSKKPVVVAATKCDELVEQHLRELQVFAASKKNLVLVETSARANVNVELCFNTLLQQLDRSRVKPKAVPYAEAHKVQRQLVAAVTDRFEKLVMQTVRDYHSTWKGALSGGLRGHPDFEDFVALEGSKKARNAFTKHIAQLKREHVERRREEYLATLPKTLSHLLGRLDEVEHLTWGEAQSLIRQRPDFQCWFVALEQTPWDESDHVDHSDRRIPFDLLATPDAERIYRNHVRLLLSEKRRADMKERFKKTLEQLHLVGAGQPWEEVACLLAEDEAYKFIAESDRRDVYGRHQQEIVERAKEDFQEMLFEHAELFYDLDLNATPSCDKMSQIHSVLNEEPRYRALQKLAPDRESLLLKHIGFVYHPTKETCLSGPNCVDLKVEQVLANRLLQQQERARSDLYRNGTDVDKINLCLLGKEGLAQELANEIRAQSTDDEYALDGKLYELELLAVDVNSTLLFSHTWVSSFKPHGCFCVFNSMESLNCVGDCVGRIRAEMAQSRRDKCAAPLPFILMLANPRDGGACKNVPILRHQGQQLANKLQCTFVDIPSGAFARKFTESQVKQGLRGVLDGLKRHSDVLAPPALAPLLPSSVKDAASEAHLRVVMCAMCWDPFSVDLILSPFLESRCCSAGQPGRANTLLLDKIIGESRRRIQVTVLSYHSAIGVRKDELVHGYILVYSAKRKASMATLRAFLAEVQDVIPVQMVAVTDSQADFFENDDIKELMTEGEHIATEIAAKFTALYSLSQYHRQTEVFTPFFNQVLEKKAHIENAFMPDGSSRERATELFPSSPLSRSPAYDSYYPESDDDNEAPPPYSPIGDDVQLLPAPSERSTKYRHVDPEGNEYPLHGGPASEHERNHKVPPPVRPKPALPKPSVKKLDPNLLKTIEAGMRSNRRMPRAPPFMQPNDAEASDDYADPADAPPPRAFRPDDIYVEPDDARGRPAKLRDSEDENGYERKSRPGRRPSKYKHRSKILFSKTKAYQRRFHSDSDGEEAGPATQRKKKGRAHRGSEEDPLLSPADPWKGGIDNPAVTSDPEQEDKKMKKKKTHKMPKEAKKAKSSKVPKPLYPPTRRTWESNYFGVPLHNLVSPERPIPLFIEKCVDYIERTGLTTEGLYRVSGNKTDQDNIQKQFDQDPSMDFLELDVAINAAAGALKAFFADLPDPLIPYALHPELVQAAKLTDYVERLHVLKEIVSKFPSVNYHVFKYIITHLNRVSQHSKSTLMTADNLSICFWPTLMRPDFENKDTLSSTKLNQAVVEAFIVQSDFFFHGGDLVRGSSGDDGGPPPPCRDMVEALLPLQLPPPLQPQQIQRAVPPEPLV; this comes from the exons ATGGCCAAAAACAAGGAGGCGCGGCCCCCAAGCTTCGCCGTCAGCGTGGTGGGCCTCTCTGGGACGGAGAAGGACAAGGGCAACTGTGGCGTGGGCAAGTCGTGCCTCTGCAACAGGTATGTGCGGCCAGACGCCGACGACTACTACTCGGAGCACACGTCGGTGCTGAGCACCATAGACTTTGGGGGCCGCGTGGTCAACAATGACCACTTTCTGTACTGGGGTGAGGTGGCCCACCGAGGGGAGGAGGGGCTCGACTGCAAAGTGCAAGTGGTGGAGCAGACGGAGTTCATCGACGACCAGACCTTCCAGGCGCACCGCAGCACCAACATGCAGCAGTACGCCAAACGGGCGGCGGCCACCAAGCTCCAGTCGGCCGAGAAGCTCATGTACATCTGCACCGACCAGCTGGGCCTGGAGCAGGACTTTGAGCAGAAGCAGATGCCGGACGGCAAGCTGAGCGTGGACGGCTTTGTGCTGTGCGTGGACGTCAGCAAGGGCTGCAACCGCAAGTTTGACGACCAACTCAAGTTTGTCAGTGGCCTCTACTCGCAAATGACCAAGTCCAAGAAGCCCGTGGTGGTGGCCGCCACCAAATGCGACGAGCTGGTCGAGCAGCACCTGCGGGAGCTTCAGGTCTTTGCGGCAAGCAAGAAGAACTTGGTTCTGGTGGAGACGTCGGCTCGCGCCAACGTCAACGTGGAGCTCTGCTTCAACACACTGCTCCAGCAGCTGGACAGAAGCCGGGTCAAGCCCAAAGCCGTGCCCTATGCCGAGGCCCACAAGGTGCAGAGGCAGCTGGTCGCCGCTGTGACTGACCGGTTCGAGAAGCTGGTGATGCAGACGGTCAGAGATTACCACAGCACCTGGAAAGGCGCGCTGAGCGGCGGCCTGAGGGGCCACCCCGACTTTGAGGACTTTGTCGCCCTGGAGGGCTCCAAGAAGGCCCGCAACGCCTTCACCAAGCACATTGCGCAACTCAAGCGGGAGCACGTGGAGCGGCGCCGCGAGGAGTACCTGGCCACTCTGCCCAAGACGCTGAGCCACCTCCTGGGTCGGTTGGACGAGGTGGAGCACCTGACGTGGGGCGAGGCGCAGAGCCTCATACGCCAGCGCCCCGACTTCCAGTGCTGGTTCGTGGCGCTGGAGCAGACGCCCTGGGACGAGTCGGACCACGTGGACCACAGCGACCGGCGTATCCCCTTTGACCTCCTGGCCACGCCTGACGCCGAGAGGATCTACCGCAACCACGTGCGGCTCCTGCTGTCGGAAAAGAGGAGGGCGGACATGAAGGAGAGGTTCAAGAAAACGCTGGAGCAGCTCCACTTGGTCGGCGCCGGACAGCCTTGGGAGGAGGTGGCGTGCTTGCTCGCCGAGGACGAAGCCTACAAGTTCATCGCCGAGTCGGACAGGAGGGACGTCTACGGTCGCCACCAGCAGGAAATAGTGGAGCGGGCCAAAGAGGACTTTCAGGAAATGCTTTTCGAGCACGCCGAGCTCTTCTACGACTTGGACTTAAACGCCACGCCCAGCTGCGACAAGATGAGCCAAATCCACAGCGTCCTCAACGAGGAGCCCCGGTACCGGGCGCTACAAAAACTGGCCCCGGACCGAGAGTCTCTCCTGCTCAAGCACATCGGCTTCGTGTACCACCCCACCAAGGAGACGTGCCTGAGTGGCCCCAACTGCGTGGACCTGAAAGTGGAGCAGGTTCTGGCCAACCGGCTGCTCCAGCAGCAGGAGCGCGCCCGCTCCGACCTCTACCGCAACGGCACCGACGTGGACAAGATCAACCTCTGCCTCCTGGGAAAGGAGGGCCTGGCGCAGGAGCTGGCCAACGAGATTCGAGCTCAGTCCACCGACGACGAGTACGCCCTGGACGGCAAGCTCTACGAGCTGGAGCTTCTCGCTGTCGATGTCAACTCCACCTTGCTCTTCAGCCACACCTGGGTGTCCAGCTTCAAGCCGCACGGCTGCTTCTGCGTCTTCAACTCCATGGAGTCCCTCAATTGCGTGGGTGACTGCGTGGGCAGGATCCGAGCCGAAATGGCCCAGAGCAGGAGAGACAAGTGTGCCGCTCCCCTCCCCTTCATCCTTATGCTGGCCAATCCCAGGGATGGCGGCGCCTGCAAGAACGTGCCCATCCTTCGGCACCAGGGCCAGCAGCTGGCCAACAAGCTCCAGTGCACCTTTGTGGACATCCCCTCGGGCGCTTTTGCACGCAAGTTCACTGAGTCCCAGGTCAAGCAGGGCCTGCGTGGCGTGCTGGACGGGCTCAAGCGCCACTCTGACGTCCTGGCGCCGCCAGCGCTGGCGCCACTGCTACCCTCCTCCGTCAAAGACGCAGCGTCCGAGGCCCACTTGCGGGTGGTTATGTGCGCCATGTGCTGGGACCCCTTCAGCGTCGACCTCATTCTCTCCCCTTTTCTGGAGTCGCGCTGTTGCAGCGCCGGGCAGCCGGGCCGGGCCAACACGCTGCTACTGGACAAGATTATCGGCGAGAGCCGGCGCAGGATCCAAGTCACCGTGCTCTCCTACCACTCCGCCATCGGTGTCCGCAAGGACGAGCTAGTACACGGCTACATCCTGGTCTACTCGGCCAAGCGCAAGGCCTCCATGGCCACGCTGCGGGCCTTCTTGGCAGAGGTCCAGGACGTGATCCCGGTCCAGATGGTGGCCGTCACCGACAGCCAGGCTGACTTCTTTGAAAATGACGACATCAAGGAGCTGATGACGGAAGGCGAGCACATCGCCACGGAGATCGCCGCTAAGTTCACGGCGCTCTACTCACTGTCGCAGTACCACCGGCAGACTGAGGTCTTTACGCCTTTCTTCAACCAAGTGCTGGAGAAGAAGGCCCACATCGAGAACGCTTTCATGCCAGACGGATCATCGCGTGAGCGCGCCACCGAGCTTTTCCCCAGCTCGCCGCTCAGCCGCTCGCCGGCCTACGACTCATACTACCCAGAGTCGGACGATGACAACGAAGCCCCGCCACCATACAGCCCGATTGGCGACGACGTCCAGCTTCTTCCTGCGCCCAGCGAGCGCAGCACCAAATACCGCCACGTGGACCCGGAGGGCAACGAGTACCCGCTCCATGGTGGGCCAGCCAGCGAGCACGAACGCAACCACAAAGTGCCGCCGCCCGTTCGGCCCAAGCCGGCTCTCCCCAAGCCCAGCGTGAAAAAGTTGGACCCCAACCTGCTGAAAACCATCGAAGCCGGAATGCGAAGCAACCGGCGGATGCCGCGCGCTCCCCCCTTCATGCAGCCCAACGACGCCGAGGCCTCGGACGACTACGCTGATCCCGCCGACGCCCCGCCGCCCAGGGCCTTCCGGCCGGACGATATTTACGTGGAGCCGGATGACGCGCGTGGCCGCCCCGCTAAGCTCCGCGACTCAGAGGACGAGAACGGCTACGAGCGCAAGTCCCGGCCCGGACGGCGGCCCTCCAAGTACAAACACCGCTCAAAAATCCTCTTCAGCAAGACCAAGGCCTACCAGAGACGCTTCCACTCGGACAGCGACGGCGAGGAGGCAGGCCCCGCCACGCAGAGGAAAAAGAAGGGCCGGGCCCATCGTGGCAGCGAGGAGGACCCTCTGCTGTCTCCCGCCGACCCTTGGAAGGGCGGCATCGACAACCCCGCCGTCACCTCTGACCCTGAACAGGAAGacaagaagatgaagaagaagaagacacaCAAGATGCCAAAGGAAGCCAAGAAG GCCAAGTCGTCCAAGGTGCCCAAGCCGTTGTACCCCCCCACGCGGCGAACGTGGGAGAGCAACTACTTTGGCGTCCCACTGCACAACCTGGTCAGCCCAGAGCGGCCCATCCCACTCTTCATCGAGAAGTGCGTCGACTACATCGAGCGCACAG GTTTGACCACGGAAGGCTTGTATCGCGTGAGCGGCAACAAGACGGACCAAGACAACATCCAGAAGCAGTTTGACCAAG ATCCGAGCATGGACTTCCTGGAGCTGGACGTGGCCATCAATGCGGCGGCCGGCGCGCTCAAGGCCTTCTTCGCCGACCTGCCGGACCCGCTTATCCCGTACGCGCTGCATCCTGAACTGGTCCAGGCCGCAA